The Edaphobacter sp. 12200R-103 genome contains a region encoding:
- a CDS encoding RNA-binding S4 domain-containing protein, whose product MDSVRTDKWLWAARFFKTRALAVKACELGRIDWKKGEMAWQPVKAAREVHAGEMMRVKNDSGEFVIEVLGLSDVRGPAALAQGLYRETDESKAARAAVVEAKKAMPIYESTWESGRPTKRDRRVMTRLRGR is encoded by the coding sequence ATGGATTCCGTACGGACGGACAAATGGCTTTGGGCGGCGCGGTTCTTCAAAACGCGTGCATTGGCAGTGAAGGCGTGTGAGTTGGGCCGGATTGACTGGAAGAAGGGCGAGATGGCCTGGCAGCCTGTGAAGGCGGCACGAGAGGTCCATGCTGGCGAGATGATGCGGGTGAAGAATGACTCCGGCGAGTTCGTGATCGAGGTGTTGGGGTTGAGCGATGTGAGAGGGCCGGCGGCGCTAGCTCAGGGGCTATATCGAGAGACAGACGAAAGCAAAGCAGCGCGGGCCGCAGTGGTGGAGGCGAAGAAGGCAATGCCGATCTATGAATCGACGTGGGAGAGTGGACGGCCAACGAAGCGGGACCGGCGGGTGATGACCCGGTTGCGGGGAAGGTGA
- a CDS encoding HAD family phosphatase — MNSIEAVLFDYGMVLSAPPDPAAWQKMREITGFDEQTLHRGYWTPRHAYDRGDLNGLAYWEQVASAGATGFTPEQVQQLINADVALWTRLNTPMVEWAQQLQRAGVRTGILSNIGDAMTDGLLGKFDWLQDFHHCVWSYRLRVAKPEPEIYQAAAEALGTPPEKILFIDDKAENIQSAHEVGMQAIQYSDHELFVREMERQGFASLLKVGL, encoded by the coding sequence ATGAATTCCATTGAAGCAGTCCTCTTTGATTACGGCATGGTCCTGTCCGCTCCTCCTGATCCCGCTGCGTGGCAGAAGATGCGCGAGATTACTGGCTTTGACGAGCAGACCCTGCATCGTGGCTACTGGACACCCCGCCACGCATACGATCGCGGTGACCTGAATGGTCTTGCTTACTGGGAGCAGGTCGCAAGCGCTGGGGCAACCGGCTTCACGCCCGAACAGGTACAGCAGCTGATCAATGCCGATGTTGCGCTCTGGACGCGTCTGAATACCCCCATGGTTGAGTGGGCGCAACAGCTGCAGCGTGCGGGCGTTCGAACCGGCATCCTCTCCAACATTGGGGATGCCATGACGGACGGCTTGCTGGGCAAGTTCGACTGGCTGCAGGATTTCCATCACTGCGTCTGGTCTTACCGGCTGCGTGTGGCCAAACCTGAACCCGAGATCTACCAGGCAGCAGCAGAGGCGCTTGGAACTCCGCCGGAGAAGATTCTGTTTATCGATGACAAGGCGGAAAACATCCAGTCCGCACACGAAGTTGGAATGCAGGCGATTCAATACAGCGATCACGAATTGTTTGTGCGCGAGATGGAGCGGCAAGGGTTTGCTTCGCTCTTGAAAGTCGGTCTTTAA
- the pdxT gene encoding pyridoxal 5'-phosphate synthase glutaminase subunit PdxT: MTEESNTIAGTGENLTIGVLALQGAYDAHAQALRRLGATSKLVRLPADLEGIDGLIMPGGESTTMLKFLEQRGFFDVLKEFTHTQPTFGTCAGVILLANEVTNPGQKSLAALDITVERNSYGRQIDSSIFESESSLPGGPLEMVFIRAPRITRAGTDVETLAKRGQDPVLVRSGHLLAATFHPELGHDLRIHQLFIDMVRQHRHKA; encoded by the coding sequence ATGACAGAAGAGAGCAACACCATAGCCGGAACGGGTGAGAACCTGACCATTGGGGTACTCGCCCTGCAAGGAGCCTATGACGCGCACGCGCAGGCTCTGCGCCGGCTGGGCGCTACCTCCAAACTGGTTCGTCTGCCTGCGGACCTGGAGGGCATCGACGGTCTCATCATGCCCGGTGGCGAATCCACTACCATGCTCAAGTTCCTGGAGCAGCGAGGCTTCTTCGACGTCCTCAAGGAGTTCACCCACACGCAGCCCACCTTCGGAACCTGCGCCGGAGTCATTCTGCTGGCAAACGAAGTCACCAATCCCGGCCAGAAGTCCCTCGCTGCCCTCGACATCACAGTTGAGCGGAACTCCTATGGCCGCCAGATCGATTCAAGCATCTTCGAAAGCGAGTCAAGCCTGCCCGGCGGACCGCTGGAGATGGTCTTCATCCGGGCGCCGCGGATCACCCGCGCCGGAACCGACGTCGAGACGCTCGCCAAACGAGGTCAGGACCCTGTTCTTGTCCGCAGCGGCCATCTGCTCGCTGCAACCTTCCACCCCGAGCTGGGCCACGATCTCCGCATCCATCAGCTCTTTATCGACATGGTCCGCCAACACAGGCATAAAGCCTAG
- a CDS encoding pyridoxal phosphate-dependent aminotransferase produces the protein MSYRFSSRTGWDLRESSFAESIRKAKSEGRDLVDLTVSNPTVCGFIYDHDAVLAPLSDSRALTYDPDPRGMLSAREAVAGYYVDHGAQVSPGALLLTTSTSEAYGYLFRLLCDAGDEILVAQPSYPLFDFLADLEDVRLRPYPLFYDYGWWIDFAELERRIGPKTRAIVLVHPNNPTGHGTGREERTRLEEICSRRGLAMIVDEVFLDYPLGKRKIESFACGPHPVLTFILSGMSKIAGLPQMKVGWIAAFGPDAGREAALARLEVIADTFLSMNAPAQLALPLWLQSRFPLQKQILERTSANLNAIRDNGLQVLHTDAGWSAVVRLRSVGITPEGLLSEDAVVVHPGSFYGMPEPERIVVSLITPRVALSEGVRRIAAAGGANPQSPFSTS, from the coding sequence GTGAGTTACAGATTTTCATCACGAACGGGTTGGGACCTGCGCGAAAGCTCCTTTGCAGAGTCGATTCGAAAGGCAAAGTCCGAAGGCCGCGATCTCGTCGATCTTACTGTCTCAAATCCAACCGTGTGCGGCTTCATCTACGATCACGACGCTGTTCTCGCGCCACTGTCTGACTCTCGCGCCCTTACCTATGATCCCGATCCGCGCGGGATGCTCTCTGCACGTGAAGCCGTCGCGGGCTACTATGTCGATCATGGCGCACAGGTCAGTCCCGGTGCTCTTCTCCTGACCACCAGCACCAGTGAGGCTTATGGTTATCTCTTCCGCCTGTTGTGTGACGCAGGCGACGAGATTCTTGTAGCGCAGCCAAGCTATCCCCTCTTTGATTTTCTTGCCGATCTCGAAGATGTGCGTCTTCGCCCTTATCCCTTGTTCTACGACTACGGCTGGTGGATCGACTTCGCTGAGCTAGAGCGCAGGATTGGGCCTAAGACACGCGCCATCGTGCTCGTTCATCCCAATAATCCAACTGGGCATGGCACGGGTCGCGAAGAGCGCACTCGTCTTGAAGAGATATGTAGTCGCCGCGGCCTGGCCATGATCGTCGATGAGGTCTTCCTCGATTACCCGCTCGGAAAACGAAAAATCGAGAGCTTTGCATGCGGACCTCATCCGGTACTTACCTTTATTCTGAGCGGCATGAGCAAGATTGCGGGTCTGCCGCAGATGAAGGTTGGCTGGATTGCAGCCTTTGGACCCGACGCCGGAAGAGAGGCCGCGCTGGCGAGGCTTGAGGTCATCGCCGACACCTTTCTTTCCATGAACGCGCCGGCGCAGCTGGCCCTGCCTCTGTGGCTCCAGAGTCGCTTTCCCCTGCAAAAGCAGATCCTGGAGAGAACGTCAGCAAATCTGAATGCAATCAGGGACAACGGGCTTCAGGTCTTGCATACCGACGCTGGCTGGAGTGCTGTAGTCCGGCTACGGAGCGTGGGCATCACCCCCGAAGGACTCTTGAGCGAGGATGCTGTTGTAGTTCACCCGGGCTCCTTCTATGGAATGCCGGAGCCCGAACGCATCGTTGTCAGCCTCATCACACCGAGAGTGGCCCTCTCTGAGGGAGTTCGACGGATTGCAGCGGCGGGGGGAGCCAATCCACAAAGTCCTTTCTCCACATCCTGA
- a CDS encoding SBBP repeat-containing protein, protein MKLFRALLLPIACLSGLLLVTGAAWAQVNAQIAFAGLRAVAGKGQFNSVKTDSAGNLYLLLDQKDGVRILKADPSATQVLAEAHIGSQGDIGMALALDPAGNVYVTGTTTSGTVPTTAGAPFPSPADSSTNGFIAKFDHDLHLLFATYTGSGRMSPAAIAATADSVFISGGIYSSTLPATSSAVIRQVPGGSTGNGFVEAFRSDGTALIYATYLGGFGGNTAGAAIAADGNNNVYVAGYTTASGYPTVAAVVPQSTASGSGFLTRLTAAGDGLTFSTFIPGAGITSLALDPATQTLLLSGSIDPGLFPVTSVSTPMVTAGYQAVVRVPLDGSTVLSSTLLAPGTRSVVAPAPDGTAWAATDLTAPLFPVPPISNVGSSAGFHISAQGTVDQSVRFGGSTTLTSAIPVTINSITFDLSGQAVFAGSAGPTTSASLLATETYDLPLVHSPSALLPSTVRDAALVPGSNCGSMCAGSGAYLTKLNLTSGPSLALSTDALPNVVLRNLGSAAANNQQVSTSGFALSHNCPAQLNPGAECNLALSGGPGNLTVGATNAASQTIAAFSSRPSCFQPGLCPP, encoded by the coding sequence ATGAAGCTATTCCGGGCACTTCTTCTTCCCATCGCGTGTCTTTCCGGCCTGCTGCTGGTCACAGGCGCCGCGTGGGCCCAGGTGAATGCGCAGATCGCATTCGCCGGACTGCGAGCTGTCGCCGGGAAGGGCCAGTTCAACAGCGTCAAAACGGATTCGGCAGGCAATCTGTATCTTCTGTTAGATCAGAAGGACGGTGTCCGCATCCTCAAGGCTGATCCGTCGGCAACGCAGGTTCTCGCGGAAGCTCATATCGGCAGTCAGGGCGATATTGGAATGGCGTTGGCCCTGGACCCCGCCGGGAATGTCTATGTGACCGGAACCACCACCTCGGGGACGGTCCCCACGACTGCAGGCGCTCCATTTCCTTCGCCCGCAGACTCTTCAACGAATGGATTTATCGCGAAGTTCGATCACGACCTTCACCTGTTGTTTGCGACTTACACAGGAAGCGGCCGCATGTCTCCGGCGGCGATCGCAGCAACCGCAGACAGCGTCTTCATCTCAGGGGGAATCTACTCCTCTACTTTGCCAGCGACTTCTTCGGCAGTCATACGCCAGGTACCAGGCGGGAGCACGGGGAACGGCTTTGTCGAGGCCTTCCGCTCTGATGGGACCGCTCTTATTTACGCCACCTATCTGGGAGGATTTGGAGGGAATACCGCAGGTGCTGCCATTGCGGCGGATGGCAATAACAATGTCTATGTTGCCGGATACACCACCGCTTCCGGCTATCCCACGGTAGCGGCCGTCGTTCCTCAGAGCACAGCCTCCGGTTCCGGCTTTCTGACACGTCTGACCGCAGCCGGTGACGGACTTACGTTTTCGACGTTTATTCCCGGTGCGGGCATCACCTCGCTCGCGCTCGATCCGGCTACGCAGACGCTTCTGCTCTCCGGCAGCATCGATCCAGGCCTCTTTCCGGTCACCAGCGTGTCTACCCCGATGGTAACGGCGGGCTACCAAGCTGTGGTTCGCGTGCCGCTCGACGGGAGTACGGTTCTCTCTTCCACCCTGCTGGCCCCTGGGACGCGCTCGGTGGTTGCACCCGCACCCGATGGAACGGCATGGGCAGCAACCGATCTCACCGCTCCGCTGTTTCCTGTGCCGCCTATCTCCAACGTCGGGTCGAGCGCCGGATTCCACATCTCTGCTCAGGGGACGGTGGATCAGAGCGTTCGTTTCGGCGGATCGACAACGTTGACTTCGGCCATTCCTGTCACCATCAACTCCATTACCTTCGACCTGAGCGGGCAGGCTGTTTTTGCCGGGTCTGCTGGGCCAACGACCAGCGCCAGCCTGCTCGCCACAGAAACCTACGACCTGCCGCTAGTCCACAGCCCGTCTGCTCTGCTCCCCTCCACCGTACGCGATGCCGCCCTGGTGCCGGGATCGAACTGTGGCAGCATGTGCGCCGGCTCGGGAGCATACCTGACGAAGCTGAATCTCACCTCGGGTCCTTCGCTTGCACTCTCGACCGACGCTCTGCCCAACGTGGTGCTGCGCAATCTGGGATCTGCTGCGGCGAACAACCAGCAGGTCAGCACCAGCGGTTTTGCGCTCTCGCACAATTGCCCGGCGCAGCTGAATCCAGGCGCAGAGTGTAACCTCGCTCTAAGCGGAGGGCCGGGCAACCTCACGGTCGGGGCAACAAATGCAGCATCCCAAACGATCGCTGCTTTCAGCAGTCGGCCGTCCTGCTTCCAACCTGGTCTATGCCCCCCATGA
- a CDS encoding type 1 glutamine amidotransferase domain-containing protein codes for MASFSNDDRSRLKGRRIAILATKGVEEVELTKPKKALEEAGARVDVIAPQSGIKNDKIRAWDMTDWGDDIQVDVVLSKANSGDYDGLHLPGGVMNPDHLRLEPAAIDFVRSFIRDGKPIAAICHAAWTLIDAGGVRGHTMTSWPSLQTDLRNAGAEWVDREVVQDNNLVTSRKPDDIPAYNRAMIDLFQRGAVQHAAA; via the coding sequence ATGGCAAGTTTCAGCAACGATGACCGCAGTCGTCTGAAAGGTCGCCGTATCGCGATCCTCGCCACGAAAGGTGTGGAAGAGGTTGAATTGACGAAACCGAAGAAGGCGCTCGAAGAGGCCGGCGCCAGGGTAGATGTGATTGCACCGCAATCGGGCATCAAGAACGACAAAATACGAGCCTGGGATATGACCGACTGGGGCGATGACATTCAGGTAGACGTCGTGCTCTCGAAGGCCAACAGCGGCGACTATGACGGGCTGCACCTTCCCGGCGGTGTGATGAATCCGGATCATCTACGCCTGGAGCCGGCGGCCATCGACTTTGTGCGCAGCTTTATTCGCGATGGCAAGCCTATTGCCGCGATCTGTCATGCAGCCTGGACCCTGATCGATGCCGGCGGTGTCCGCGGTCACACGATGACCTCGTGGCCCTCGCTTCAGACCGATTTGAGGAACGCAGGCGCGGAGTGGGTCGATCGAGAGGTTGTACAGGACAACAACCTGGTCACCAGCCGCAAACCCGACGACATTCCCGCCTATAACCGCGCCATGATCGACCTGTTCCAAAGGGGCGCAGTCCAGCATGCTGCCGCATAG
- a CDS encoding DUF1080 domain-containing protein yields MPKFHDPAPYDIDEHTGFKQIFDGKTFSGWDADPSIWRVEDGMMIGETYEGKPKGNNYIVYRGDKTRDFDLKLQMKIEKGGGGGIQYRSVTGIPWTRPQPKGVPPYDLKFMMTGPQADFWFPVTATSANHTGQWYSENTMQGILAYRGQVTEALPGQPNRLVANIGDKQALGGYVKVNEWNDYEVIARGGVMMHIMNGQLMAVFIDDNKDSVNNQPGLIGFEIESQPSKISVRDIWLRTFDK; encoded by the coding sequence ATGCCAAAGTTTCATGATCCCGCGCCCTATGACATCGACGAGCACACCGGGTTCAAGCAGATCTTCGATGGCAAGACCTTCAGCGGGTGGGATGCAGACCCGAGTATCTGGCGGGTGGAAGACGGCATGATGATCGGCGAAACCTACGAGGGCAAGCCCAAGGGGAATAACTACATCGTCTATCGCGGCGACAAGACGCGGGACTTCGACCTGAAGCTGCAGATGAAGATCGAGAAGGGTGGCGGCGGCGGAATTCAGTATCGCAGCGTGACGGGAATTCCGTGGACGCGTCCGCAGCCGAAGGGCGTGCCTCCGTATGACCTGAAGTTCATGATGACGGGGCCGCAGGCGGACTTCTGGTTCCCGGTGACGGCGACGTCGGCAAATCATACGGGGCAGTGGTACTCCGAGAACACGATGCAGGGCATCCTGGCGTACCGCGGACAGGTGACGGAGGCTCTGCCGGGGCAGCCGAACCGCCTGGTTGCAAACATCGGGGATAAGCAGGCACTCGGCGGTTATGTGAAGGTGAACGAGTGGAACGACTATGAGGTCATCGCGCGCGGGGGCGTGATGATGCACATTATGAACGGCCAGCTGATGGCGGTGTTTATCGATGACAACAAGGATTCGGTGAACAACCAGCCGGGGCTGATCGGATTCGAGATTGAAAGCCAGCCGTCGAAAATCTCGGTGCGAGATATCTGGTTGAGAACCTTCGACAAGTAA
- a CDS encoding SDR family NAD(P)-dependent oxidoreductase, producing MRLSGKTALVTGAAKRIGRAIALALAAEGADVAITYRDSSEGARQTAADLAALGVRSLAIRCDLCDPQAIQDAVAEVASQFGRIDLLVNNAGRFESVPLEAITVEQWDRIFATNTRAPFLMAQAALPHLRRVQGRIVNIGSLGGQHAWATHGHYCTSKAALHMLSEVMAKAWAPEVSVNAVAPGMIVQGEVEEAYEHFARKTPMQRNGTGEDVAAAVLFFATAPTFITGQLLTVDGGLGLS from the coding sequence ATGCGGCTTTCGGGAAAAACTGCCCTGGTGACCGGAGCTGCCAAGCGCATCGGACGCGCGATTGCATTGGCGCTTGCGGCAGAGGGCGCCGACGTTGCCATCACGTATCGAGATTCCAGCGAAGGAGCGCGGCAGACAGCAGCTGATCTGGCTGCTCTGGGTGTCAGGTCGCTTGCGATTCGTTGCGACCTTTGCGATCCGCAGGCGATTCAGGATGCGGTTGCGGAGGTGGCCAGCCAGTTCGGGCGCATCGATCTGCTGGTCAACAACGCCGGCAGGTTCGAGTCTGTTCCGCTTGAAGCGATTACGGTGGAGCAGTGGGATCGGATCTTCGCAACGAATACGCGGGCGCCGTTCCTGATGGCCCAGGCGGCGCTGCCTCATCTCCGTCGGGTGCAGGGGCGCATTGTGAATATCGGCTCGCTGGGCGGGCAGCATGCCTGGGCCACGCACGGGCACTACTGCACGTCGAAGGCGGCGCTGCACATGCTTTCCGAGGTGATGGCGAAGGCGTGGGCTCCTGAGGTGAGCGTGAATGCCGTCGCGCCGGGCATGATCGTCCAGGGAGAGGTGGAAGAGGCCTACGAGCACTTCGCCCGCAAGACCCCGATGCAGCGCAACGGAACGGGAGAGGACGTCGCTGCCGCCGTCCTGTTTTTTGCGACTGCACCTACCTTCATCACCGGGCAGCTTCTCACGGTGGATGGCGGCCTGGGCCTGAGCTAA
- a CDS encoding leucyl aminopeptidase — translation MDMKLVFQDAAGFQTPLLTVFAVDASIGKDADPLIALLTTSDSITNAAASLIASDEFKGALGEQAMLHAPAGLKAERLLIVGLGKAKTLSVDEVRKAAGAAVRWAKPRGVRQMAIAFPEEHALSDEHLENLPCTLLSRALTEGAILSERDWDTYKSDKKDRSIEGLTIVAPSGEESTTREIQQGFDEGKIIASAQNFARALVNEPSNVLTPTELGRRAAAMCSEKGLKCEVYSTAKLEELKMGAFLAVAKGSVQPPALVVMTYEPKLEKGKQLPKDAPVLGLVGKGITFDTGGISLKSAEGMEKMKYDMAGAAAMIGAMHAIADLNPAVKVIGIVCSAENMPSGTAYKPGDVFTAMSGKTVEILNTDAEGRLVLADGLHYAKTLGCTHLINAATLTGACVVALGMINAGLFSNNEDTCERFTRGLRASGEKFWRLPCTDDYKDLIKSQIADIQNTGGSRWGGATTAAMFLKEFAEDTPWIHLDIAGCAWNEEIKPWHPKGPSGVAVRSIVEWVRTFAS, via the coding sequence ATGGACATGAAGCTGGTATTTCAGGATGCAGCGGGATTCCAGACCCCACTGTTGACCGTTTTTGCGGTAGATGCCTCCATTGGCAAGGATGCCGATCCGCTGATTGCGCTGCTGACGACCTCCGATTCGATTACCAATGCCGCGGCATCTCTGATCGCTTCGGACGAGTTTAAGGGTGCTCTGGGTGAGCAGGCGATGCTCCACGCCCCGGCCGGTCTGAAAGCTGAGCGCCTGTTGATTGTTGGGCTGGGAAAGGCCAAGACGCTTTCGGTGGATGAGGTTCGCAAGGCCGCCGGAGCAGCCGTTCGCTGGGCCAAACCCCGCGGAGTTCGCCAGATGGCGATCGCGTTTCCTGAGGAGCATGCTCTTTCCGACGAGCACCTGGAGAACCTGCCGTGCACACTTCTGAGCCGCGCCCTGACGGAAGGAGCTATCCTCTCGGAACGAGACTGGGATACCTACAAGAGCGATAAAAAGGACCGGTCTATCGAGGGGCTCACTATCGTTGCTCCATCGGGAGAGGAATCCACCACCCGTGAGATCCAGCAGGGATTTGACGAAGGCAAGATCATCGCCAGCGCACAAAACTTCGCCCGCGCGTTGGTGAATGAACCTAGCAATGTCCTAACCCCTACCGAACTTGGGCGGCGCGCCGCAGCGATGTGCTCGGAAAAAGGGCTGAAGTGTGAGGTCTATTCGACGGCAAAGCTCGAAGAGTTGAAGATGGGCGCCTTTCTGGCCGTGGCCAAGGGATCGGTGCAGCCGCCAGCACTGGTGGTGATGACCTACGAGCCGAAGCTGGAGAAGGGCAAACAATTGCCGAAGGATGCTCCTGTGCTGGGACTGGTCGGAAAAGGAATTACTTTCGACACCGGCGGCATCTCGCTGAAGTCCGCAGAGGGCATGGAGAAGATGAAGTACGATATGGCGGGAGCGGCCGCCATGATCGGCGCCATGCACGCCATCGCAGACCTGAACCCTGCGGTCAAAGTGATTGGAATCGTCTGCTCGGCAGAGAACATGCCCAGCGGCACTGCTTACAAACCGGGCGACGTGTTTACGGCTATGTCCGGCAAGACAGTCGAGATTCTGAATACCGATGCGGAGGGCCGCCTGGTGCTGGCTGACGGCCTGCACTACGCGAAGACGCTCGGCTGCACTCACCTGATCAACGCGGCCACCCTGACGGGAGCCTGCGTGGTGGCACTTGGAATGATCAATGCCGGCCTCTTCTCGAACAACGAGGATACCTGTGAGCGATTTACACGTGGGCTGCGAGCCTCCGGAGAGAAGTTCTGGCGGCTTCCCTGCACCGACGACTACAAGGATCTGATCAAGAGCCAGATCGCCGACATCCAGAACACGGGCGGCTCGCGCTGGGGCGGAGCCACGACCGCAGCCATGTTCCTCAAGGAGTTCGCAGAGGACACGCCATGGATCCACCTGGACATCGCAGGCTGCGCCTGGAACGAAGAGATAAAGCCCTGGCACCCCAAGGGCCCCAGCGGTGTCGCCGTGCGCTCCATTGTCGAATGGGTGCGGACGTTCGCATCGTAA
- a CDS encoding Ig-like domain-containing protein: protein MMLSRRNLVTHLALVCVTAVLATSGLLAQDSPVRRGRKYKPPPETSKITVLVTKKSTGKPIMNAAVVFNPYKDGKDIGNLEVKTDPDGKATIDIIPTGSQVTVQVIANGMATFAQNYQVDEPTKEIAIEMLTPREQVSSYRENDNAPSKRKWGVQEPIRPKPAAPKSDSGATPQSSQPPAHSDSSQQPAPQQ from the coding sequence ATGATGTTGTCGCGTCGCAATCTTGTCACTCACCTCGCTCTTGTATGTGTTACGGCTGTGCTGGCCACGTCCGGCTTGCTGGCGCAGGATTCTCCTGTGCGCCGCGGTCGCAAGTACAAGCCACCCCCGGAGACCTCGAAGATCACCGTCCTGGTGACCAAGAAGTCGACCGGCAAACCGATCATGAATGCCGCGGTTGTGTTCAATCCGTATAAGGACGGCAAGGATATCGGTAATCTCGAGGTGAAGACCGATCCGGACGGCAAGGCGACTATCGACATTATCCCGACAGGATCACAGGTGACTGTTCAGGTCATTGCCAACGGTATGGCGACGTTCGCTCAAAATTATCAGGTGGACGAGCCGACGAAAGAGATCGCGATCGAGATGTTGACCCCTCGCGAACAGGTCTCGTCCTACCGCGAAAACGATAATGCGCCATCGAAGCGCAAATGGGGAGTGCAGGAACCGATCCGGCCAAAGCCGGCTGCTCCGAAGTCCGACTCCGGTGCAACGCCGCAGAGTTCTCAGCCACCGGCGCATAGCGATTCGTCTCAGCAGCCCGCGCCGCAACAATAA
- a CDS encoding SDR family NAD(P)-dependent oxidoreductase encodes MSGWATYPSLEGRVVVVTGGATGIGAAIVEGFAAQRAQVVFLDVQEDAAADLSGRLQKDGLKPPVFFSCDLTLADQLQETVSKILSRFGMVDVLVNNAANDARHSVDEVTPESWDQMMAVNLKHQFFMTRAVVPAMRRAGRGSIINMSSISWVIPSTGVPVYVTAKAAIVGLTRTLAHELGGDNIRVNCVMPGAIATERQRRLWLTEEYKAEVLKRQALKRLIEPEEVARLVLFLASDDSAAITNQSYVIDGGWV; translated from the coding sequence ATGAGCGGGTGGGCAACGTATCCGAGCCTGGAAGGCCGGGTGGTGGTGGTGACCGGAGGAGCAACGGGAATCGGGGCGGCGATCGTTGAAGGCTTTGCAGCACAGCGGGCGCAGGTGGTCTTTCTGGATGTTCAGGAAGATGCTGCTGCAGATCTGAGCGGTCGACTGCAGAAGGACGGTTTGAAGCCCCCCGTCTTCTTCTCATGCGACCTGACCCTGGCCGATCAGCTTCAGGAGACGGTTTCGAAGATCCTCTCACGGTTTGGCATGGTTGACGTTCTGGTAAACAACGCGGCGAATGACGCTCGCCACAGCGTCGATGAGGTCACCCCGGAGAGCTGGGACCAAATGATGGCGGTCAATCTGAAGCACCAGTTCTTCATGACTCGGGCAGTGGTTCCGGCAATGCGCAGGGCAGGGCGCGGCTCGATCATTAATATGAGCTCGATCAGCTGGGTGATCCCCTCAACTGGCGTGCCGGTATATGTGACCGCCAAGGCGGCCATTGTGGGGCTGACCCGAACGCTGGCCCATGAGCTGGGCGGGGACAATATCCGGGTGAACTGCGTGATGCCGGGCGCCATCGCCACGGAGCGGCAGAGGCGGCTATGGCTGACTGAGGAGTATAAGGCCGAGGTGCTGAAGCGACAGGCGTTGAAGCGCCTGATCGAGCCGGAGGAGGTGGCGCGGCTGGTGCTGTTTCTCGCCTCCGATGACAGCGCGGCTATTACGAATCAGAGCTATGTGATCGACGGCGGCTGGGTCTAG